In Roseomonas fluvialis, one genomic interval encodes:
- a CDS encoding flavin reductase, producing MTVTKQEFRDAMARLGAAVNIVTTDGPAGLGGLTVSAVCSVSDDPPTLLVCLNRGSPQNRLFKDNGVLCVNTLAPGQEALSGRFAGRSAEADMAERFSHATWGIMETGAPSLDGATVAFDCRIAEVVERGTHSVLLCEVQAVREGAALRGLIWFSRDYHAIGAA from the coding sequence ATGACCGTGACCAAACAGGAATTCCGCGACGCCATGGCCCGGCTGGGGGCAGCGGTGAACATCGTGACCACCGACGGCCCCGCCGGGCTGGGTGGCCTGACTGTGAGCGCGGTGTGTTCGGTCAGCGACGATCCGCCGACGCTGCTGGTCTGCCTCAATCGCGGCAGCCCGCAGAACCGCCTGTTCAAGGACAATGGCGTGCTCTGCGTGAACACCCTGGCACCGGGGCAGGAGGCGCTGTCGGGCCGCTTCGCCGGGCGCAGCGCCGAGGCCGACATGGCCGAGCGCTTCTCGCACGCCACCTGGGGCATCATGGAGACCGGCGCGCCGAGCCTCGATGGCGCGACCGTCGCCTTCGACTGCCGCATCGCCGAAGTGGTCGAGCGCGGCACTCATTCCGTCCTGCTCTGCGAGGTGCAGGCGGTGCGCGAGGGGGCGGCGCTGCGCGGGCTGATCTGGTTCAGCCGCGACTACCACGCGATCGGCGCCGCGTGA
- a CDS encoding GNAT family N-acetyltransferase — protein MTPRTLFSPRLALRPWRPEDLEPLFAINGDPDSMRHFPAPMTRAESDAWAERMQTHMEAHGWGFWVVEERGGAPFVGVVGLMTVPWEARFTPAVEIGWRITPGFRFRGYAEEAARAALDFAFGELHLPEVVSFTVPGNEGSWRLMERLGMRADGTFEHPRLPPGHPLRQHLLYRLAAPPGG, from the coding sequence ATGACACCGCGGACGCTGTTCAGCCCCCGACTGGCCCTGCGCCCTTGGCGCCCGGAGGACCTCGAGCCCCTGTTCGCCATCAACGGCGATCCCGACAGCATGCGCCACTTCCCCGCGCCCATGACCCGTGCGGAAAGCGATGCCTGGGCCGAACGCATGCAGACCCACATGGAGGCCCATGGCTGGGGCTTCTGGGTCGTCGAGGAACGCGGCGGCGCGCCCTTCGTGGGTGTGGTCGGGCTGATGACCGTTCCCTGGGAGGCGCGCTTCACCCCCGCGGTCGAGATCGGCTGGCGTATCACCCCGGGCTTCCGCTTCCGCGGCTACGCCGAGGAAGCGGCGCGCGCCGCACTCGACTTCGCGTTCGGCGAATTGCACCTGCCCGAGGTCGTGTCCTTCACGGTGCCGGGCAATGAGGGTTCGTGGCGGCTCATGGAACGGCTCGGCATGCGGGCGGATGGCACCTTCGAGCACCCGCGCCTGCCGCCGGGGCATCCGCTGCGCCAGCACCTGCTCTATCGGCTGGCCGCCCCGCCCGGCGGGTGA
- a CDS encoding sulfatase-like hydrolase/transferase: protein MTIRNVLYIMCDQLRWDHLGCAGHPFLRTPNIDALAARGVRFGQAYVQSGICGPSRMSAYTGRYVSSHGATHNRVPLSVGEVTLGWHLRESGRTLTVAGKTHMLPDARGMKRLLLDGQDELAVLLREGWFILVDRHDGHHAETDSAYADYLRANGYDSADPWTDYVIAVTDETGATRNGWKMRHARLPARVREEHSETAYTTDRAIAFMEAQGDTPWVLHLSYVKPHWPYIAPAPYHAMYAPDQCLPVARDPAERGNAAHPVLREFQAEEVARSFQDDDCIATVRPAYQGLIAQLDHHLGRVWAALERLGRWDDTLVVFTSDHGDYLGDHWLGEKELFHDCIQRVPMIVADPSRDADATRGTVDDRLVEAIDVVPTILDALGLDPAEHLMEGRSLLPLTRGGAPAWRDAVFSELDWTFRGARRRLGLRTGQHHAWMVRTDRWKYVHWTDGFRPMLFDLAADPQEFHDLGADPSLEGVREAMRARLLAWFAGLKRRTTLTWAEAELRTDRHKAAGVFYGEW, encoded by the coding sequence GCTCTACATCATGTGCGACCAGCTCCGCTGGGACCACCTGGGCTGCGCCGGGCACCCCTTCCTGCGCACGCCCAACATCGACGCGCTGGCGGCGCGCGGGGTGCGGTTCGGCCAGGCCTATGTGCAGTCCGGCATCTGCGGCCCGTCGCGCATGAGCGCCTATACCGGGCGCTACGTCTCCTCGCATGGCGCGACCCACAACCGCGTGCCGCTGTCGGTCGGCGAGGTCACGCTGGGCTGGCACCTGCGCGAAAGCGGGCGGACGCTCACCGTCGCCGGCAAGACTCACATGCTGCCCGATGCGCGCGGCATGAAGCGGCTGCTGCTCGATGGCCAGGACGAACTGGCGGTGCTGCTGCGTGAGGGCTGGTTCATCCTGGTCGACCGCCATGACGGGCATCACGCCGAAACCGACAGCGCCTACGCCGACTACCTGCGCGCCAACGGCTACGACAGTGCCGACCCCTGGACCGACTACGTCATCGCCGTGACGGACGAGACGGGCGCCACGCGCAATGGCTGGAAGATGCGCCACGCCCGCCTGCCCGCCCGCGTCCGCGAGGAGCACAGCGAGACCGCCTACACGACCGACCGCGCCATCGCCTTCATGGAGGCGCAGGGCGACACGCCATGGGTGCTGCACCTGTCCTACGTGAAGCCGCACTGGCCCTATATCGCGCCGGCGCCCTACCACGCCATGTATGCACCGGATCAGTGCCTGCCGGTGGCGCGCGACCCGGCCGAACGGGGCAATGCCGCGCATCCGGTGCTGCGCGAATTCCAGGCCGAGGAAGTCGCACGTTCCTTCCAGGACGATGATTGCATCGCGACGGTGCGCCCGGCCTACCAGGGGCTGATCGCGCAGCTGGACCATCATCTGGGCCGCGTCTGGGCGGCGCTGGAACGGCTCGGGCGGTGGGACGACACGCTGGTCGTGTTCACCTCCGACCATGGAGACTACCTTGGCGACCATTGGCTCGGCGAGAAGGAACTGTTCCACGACTGCATCCAACGTGTGCCGATGATCGTGGCGGATCCGTCGCGCGATGCCGATGCCACGCGCGGCACCGTCGATGATCGCCTGGTGGAGGCGATCGACGTGGTGCCGACCATCCTGGACGCGCTCGGCCTTGATCCGGCGGAGCACCTGATGGAGGGCCGGTCCCTGCTGCCGCTCACGCGCGGCGGCGCGCCGGCCTGGCGTGACGCGGTGTTCAGCGAGTTGGACTGGACCTTCCGCGGGGCGCGGCGGCGCCTCGGGCTGCGCACGGGCCAGCATCACGCGTGGATGGTGCGCACGGACCGCTGGAAATACGTGCACTGGACCGATGGGTTCCGGCCGATGCTGTTCGACCTGGCGGCTGACCCGCAGGAATTCCACGACCTGGGCGCCGACCCGTCGCTCGAGGGCGTGCGCGAGGCGATGCGCGCGCGGTTGCTGGCCTGGTTTGCCGGCCTCAAGCGTCGCACGACGCTGACCTGGGCGGAGGCCGAACTGCGGACCGACCGCCACAAGGCGGCCGGGGTGTTCTACGGGGAATGGTAG
- a CDS encoding DUF3047 domain-containing protein: protein MRRIAAAIATVTLCAAAPAPPPGAGTGWHEGGWSGVPRARLTPVGEDGATISSRGQGGFLWRFERRPAECLSWRWRVDHGPPPTRLDRRGGDDRAISVTIGFAGWPERASAWQRTQHAVAQANAGGRPLPRAALVFVWGGTGQEPRGFESPYMAGLGRVFVLRTAQAAQGVWKEERVNLPALWRETFGGQVPPVEKIAIAVDSDDTGTRVEARIDAIRFVPCPRPS, encoded by the coding sequence ATGCGCCGCATCGCCGCCGCCATCGCCACCGTTACGCTCTGCGCGGCTGCGCCGGCACCGCCGCCTGGCGCGGGAACCGGCTGGCACGAAGGCGGGTGGTCGGGCGTCCCGCGCGCACGCCTGACACCGGTGGGCGAGGATGGCGCTACCATATCCTCTCGTGGACAGGGCGGCTTCCTATGGCGCTTCGAACGGCGGCCTGCAGAATGCCTGTCCTGGCGCTGGCGCGTGGATCACGGGCCGCCACCTACGCGGCTCGACCGCCGCGGCGGAGATGACCGGGCCATCTCGGTCACCATCGGTTTCGCCGGCTGGCCCGAACGCGCCAGCGCCTGGCAGCGCACCCAGCACGCCGTGGCGCAGGCCAATGCCGGCGGGCGCCCGCTGCCGCGCGCCGCGCTGGTGTTCGTTTGGGGCGGCACCGGGCAGGAACCGCGCGGCTTCGAAAGCCCCTACATGGCGGGGCTCGGCCGTGTGTTCGTGCTGCGCACGGCGCAGGCCGCGCAGGGCGTATGGAAGGAAGAACGCGTGAACCTGCCCGCGCTGTGGCGCGAGACCTTCGGCGGCCAAGTGCCGCCGGTCGAGAAGATCGCGATCGCGGTCGATTCCGACGATACCGGCACCCGCGTCGAGGCCCGCATCGACGCGATCCGCTTCGTGCCTTGCCCGCGCCCGTCGTGA